A single region of the Carassius gibelio isolate Cgi1373 ecotype wild population from Czech Republic chromosome A14, carGib1.2-hapl.c, whole genome shotgun sequence genome encodes:
- the LOC128027493 gene encoding leucine-rich repeat and immunoglobulin-like domain-containing nogo receptor-interacting protein 2 — protein MVDCLSRVMLHTAVSCWQPLLGLALVAVFVGSTLACPARCECSAQSRSVICHRKRYNAIPDGVPIETRILDLSKNRIPAVNPDDFAAYPHIEELDLSGNIIAYVEPGAFNSLYSLHTLSLKSNRIKLLSLGVFSGLSNLTNLDISDNKVVILVDYMFQDLRNLRSLEIGDNELIYISHRAFSGLLSLESLTLERCNLTVVPTDALSHLHNLVSLHMRYLSISTLHPYSFKKLFHLRHLEIDNWPSLDAVPINSLHGLNLTTLSITNTNLSTFPYQALRHLPYLTHLNLSYSHIRVVEGGLLKDLVRLHELRLAGSQLVSIEPYAFQGIRWLRLLNVSQNRLDTLERGVFHAPEALEVLLINNNPLVCDCRLMWLLQRRHSISFGDTQPECSTPEGIQGRPFKEFKETLLSYYVTCSKPKIRENRTQMVSVEEGQSARLHCSADGTPRPTISWVTPRRRHLTTRSHGRVTVHNNGSLDIKAAEVQDDGVYMCVASSTAGNDTLMVSLAVKSLGSLYANRTQHYTDTSNATANGTNLPNVTFGLDLKTILVSTAMGCFTFLGVVLFCFLLLFVWSRGKGKHKNNIDIEYVPRSKSNGTSAEEADQGAGPRRFNMKMI, from the coding sequence ATGGTGGACTGTTTGAGTCGAGTCATGCTGCATACAGCCGTGTCTTGCTGGCAGCCTTTGCTGGGGCTCGCCTTGGTGGCCGTGTTCGTGGGCTCCACTCTGGCCTGCCCCGCCCGCTGCGAGTGCTCCGCCCAGAGCCGCTCTGTCATCTGCCACCGCAAGCGCTACAACGCCATCCCTGATGGAGTCCCAATTGAGACACGAATCCTTGATCTCAGCAAGAATCGCATTCCGGCAGTCAACCCTGATGACTTTGCTGCATATCCACACATAGAAGAACTGGACCTGAGTGGGAATATCATTGCCTATGTTGAGCCTGGAGCCTTCAACTCACTCTACAGCCTCCACACACTGAGTTTAAAGAGCAACCGCATCAAGCTCCTCTCTTTAGGTGTCTTCTCTGGCCTCTCCAACCTGACAAACCTGGATATCAGCGACAACAAAGTTGTCATTCTGGTGGACTATATGTTCCAAGACCTGCGCAACCTCAGGTCATTGGAAATTGGAGACAATGAGCTAATCTATATCTCCCATCGGGCCTTCAGTGGACTATTGTCACTGGAGAGCCTGACACTGGAGCGCTGTAACTTGACGGTGGTGCCCACAGATGCCCTGTCCCACCTGCACAACCTGGTGAGCCTACATATGCGCTACCTCAGTATCAGCACTCTTCACCCCTACTCCTTCAAGAAGCTGTTCCACCTTCGTCACCTAGAAATTGACAACTGGCCATCTCTTGATGCGGTCCCTATTAATTCACTGCATGGCCTCAACCTCACCACACTTTCTATTACCAACACCAACCTGTCCACTTTCCCTTACCAGGCTCTTCGCCACCTGCCTTACCTCACACACCTTAACCTCTCCTACAGTCACATTCGGGTGGTGGAGGGTGGCCTGCTTAAGGACTTAGTGCGATTGCATGAGCTGAGGTTGGCTGGATCTCAACTGGTGTCCATCGAACCCTATGCTTTCCAGGGCATCCGCTGGCTCCGTTTGCTAAATGTCTCCCAAAACCGCCTTGATACCCTGGAGAGGGGGGTATTCCATGCTCCTGAGGCCCTAGAGGTGCTGTTGATCAACAACAATCCTCTGGTGTGTGACTGCCGTCTCATGTGGTTGCTGCAAAGGCGCCATTCAATTTCTTTTGGGGACACCCAGCCCGAGTGCAGCACTCCGGAAGGGATCCAAGGACGCCCCTTCAAAGAGTTCAAAGAGACTCTGCTATCTTACTACGTGACCTGCAGCAAGCCGAAGATCCGAGAAAATCGAACTCAGATGGTGTCCGTGGAGGAGGGACAGTCGGCCCGATTACACTGCAGTGCAGATGGAACCCCGAGGCCCACTATTTCCTGGGTCACCCCACGCCGGAGACACCTGACTACCAGGAGCCATGGAAGGGTGACAGTTCACAACAACGGCTCGTTGGATATCAAGGCAGCAGAGGTTCAGGATGacggtgtgtatatgtgtgtggccTCTAGCACAGCAGGCAATGACACTCTTATGGTATCACTGGCAGTGAAAAGTCTGGGCTCGCTGTATGCCAACAGGACCCAGCATTATACGGATACAAGCAATGCCACTGCCAATGGTACCAACCTCCCCAATGTGACCTTTGGCCTGGACCTAAAAACTATCTTAGTTTCTACAGCCATGGGCTGTTTCACATTCCTAGGAGTGGTTCTCTTCTGCTTCCTGCTCCTGTTTGTATGGAGTCGAGGAAAAggcaaacataaaaacaacattgATATTGAGTACGTGCCACGCTCAAAGTCCAATGGGACCTCCGCTGAAGAGGCAGACCAGGGTGCTGGGCCACGTCGATTTAACATGAAAATGATTTAA